Below is a genomic region from Veillonellales bacterium.
GTAATGAATATATATATTGATTGTACTTTCTAACGCATCGGAATTATAACCCCATACCGTTTCTATAATCCGTTGCTTGGTAATTACTTGTCCACAGTTGCGTATTAATAATTCTAACAGCTGTGATTCTTTCAATGTTAAATGAATTATCCTGCCGTTTTGAGTCACTTGAGCCCGCTGGGGATCAAAAATAATATCGTTAAAAGTTAAGATCGTATCCACGATATCTTTATTTTTCCGCCGGGCTAGTGCGTACAATCTTGCTACTAACTCCACAGTAAAAAATGGCTTGACCAAATAATCATCCGCCCCGGCATTCAAGCCTTCCGCCCGAGCTTCGGGGGTATCTTTAGCCGTTAGAAAAAGCACGGGAGTAGTATATCCCAGTCGGCGAAATTCTTTCAGCAGCAAAATACCATTCATATAGGGCAGCATGCGATCCAAAATAATAACGTCATAGTTCCCAGTACAAGCCATGTCCATGCCTATTTTGCCATCCAAAGCAGCATCTACCACAAAGCCATTCTTTTTTAACAAATGCGATAGTGCTTCAACTAATTTA
It encodes:
- a CDS encoding response regulator transcription factor, producing the protein MKLLLVDDENKLVEALSHLLKKNGFVVDAALDGKIGMDMACTGNYDVIILDRMLPYMNGILLLKEFRRLGYTTPVLFLTAKDTPEARAEGLNAGADDYLVKPFFTVELVARLYALARRKNKDIVDTILTFNDIIFDPQRAQVTQNGRIIHLTLKESQLLELLIRNCGQVITKQRIIETVWGYNSDALESTINIYIHYLRKKINLSKLKTVRGIGYYLQKDNSSTCVNSGSVARTV